NNNNNNNNNNNNNNNNNNNNNNNNNNNNNNNNTTGCAGGGAACAGGAGTTTTTGTGGATGGCCCTGGTGCTGGGAAACATATTCAGGCCGGTGCAAAGAAAGTCATTATCACTGCTCCGGCAAAAGGTGCTGACATTCCAACATATGTTGTTGGTGTTAATGAAAAGGATTACGGTCATGAGGTTTCCAGCATTGTAAGGTTGGTGTcttaagagaaaagaaaatcaaTCTTCTTGCTAAACTAAATCCATTTTTAAGCTGATAATCCATTTATTTATGGTTTGCAGCAATGCTTCGTGTACCACAAATTGTCTGGCTCCTTTTGTGAAGGTCATTGATGAGGAATTTGGTAAGAATTTGTTCCAAATTGCTGTAATAGAATTCAGGTTCACATAAAATAAAAGGCTTGATCATTTAATCGAGAATTATTCTAAATTTGCAGGCATTGTCAAGGGAACAATGACAACCACTCACTCCTACACTGGAGATCAGGTAGGCAACTGCCAAAAGTTTCTACTCTGCTATTACAGCCTATTCCAGAATAATTGAATTGTAAATATGGAAGGCTTAATTGCATTGTCCAGAGGCTCTTGGATGCTTCACACCGCGACTTGAGGAGAGCCAGGGCTGCAGCATTGAACATTGTGCCAACAAGCACTGGTGCAGCCAAGGCTGTGTCTCTGGTGCTGCCCCAGCTCAAAGGAAAGCTCAATGGCATTGCACTCCGTGTTCCAACACCTAATGTATCGGTCGTGGACCTGGTTGTGAATGTTGAGAAGAAAGGTATTACAGCAGAAGATGTCAATGCAGCCTTCAGAAAAGCAGCAGAAGGGCCATTGAAAGGCATATTAGATGTGTGTGATGTTCCTCTTGTTTCGGCTGACTTCAGGTGCACCGATGTTTCTTCCACCATAGACTCTTCATTGACCATGGTCATGGGAGATGACATGGTTAAGGTGGTTGCCTGGTACGACAATGAATGGGGTTACAGGTCAGGATCAGGATATTCTAAACTAATTTCATGACTTCAATGCATTTCAAAAATACTTGTGGTTTTAACAAAAATGGGATTGTGATTTTTGTTTCAGCCAAAGGGTTGTTGATTTGGCTCATTTGGTAGCCAGCAAATGGCCAGGAGTATCTCCAAAAGGAACTGGAGACCCATTGGAAGAATTCTGCGAGACAAACCCAGCAGATGAAGAGTGCAAAGTTTATGAAGCTTAGATGATGGATGATGaataaaattctttttttttttttggttgattTAATCTTATTGAGACTCAGGTTTTTAAATGCTTGAAAAAATCAAATGCTTATCTTGTAAACACAGCTTAGAAGAGGAATACATTATTGTCAAATAGTGATGTTAATGCTTACTATCCATGTTAGCTGAGATTTCACCATGACTTATAAACCCACATGTTCTCTGCTTTTGCCCTCTCCCCCATGGCAATAACTGTTCCATACCATCCAACTTTACAACATAGATAGGAGGGGAATTTTATCTTGTTGAACTAATAGATTTGTTTAGGAGGGAAAGGTTCATTATTTTTTCCTCTATTTACGTTGAAGTTATACTCAATTTATTTATATGCaataagaataaaaagaaatCTTTTCCATACCTAATCTAtcatgaattaaaaatataaatatataagatatatatttaataaatgtgttgtgttttaaatttataattgacTGAgtcttgacaaaaaaaaaaaaaaagtccttaAGACTAATTCTTTTTCTTGGACAATCTTAAAAATCTTCCCTTTGAAAAAATGAGCCATGCAAAATCCCAGATTTTCACGTGCAAATTGCAATATCGCCTTTACGTTCGATGAATTGGTAGGTTCACCGTAAGCGTGTAGTCGCATCTACACCATATAATTTACACCACGGCAAACTACTGTGGATTGCAAGCGAAACGGATCAAAATGCCAACATAAATCGAAATCGGAGAAGAGAAAACCGGCTCTCTCTTTTCAAATGCGTAAATAGAAACCCTAATTTACTACTTGATCATTCGCCAAATCTCTCAATTGTAAGACCTTAATTCCTCATTCCCAAAAGAATATCTAGCCTTGGAATTTTTCAATTAGGATCCTTATCTCAGAGATGAAACGATTTCTCATATTTCTCCTGTTCTTTATGCTGATAGTATTTCCGTTGATAAGGGATATCTCGAGCACATCGATCTCCCAGACTTCCATTCCCGATGAGAGCAGCCAGATTTCCAAGCTATACAAATCTTTTTTGCCCCCAAAACCGTGAGTATCTGCTGCGTTAAATTCTACTGAAATTTGTCTTCTTTCGAGCTCGATGGAGGTGTTTGATCCATTACTGCTGTTTAAAATGGATAGTGGCATTTTAAATTCGTACTGCGTTTTCAAGTATCAGTTTTAGTTTAATGTCATGTTCTCTGCATTAATAGTTAGTTTCTTTTGTTTGGCCTTTTATTTAGTAAACAAGATGTAGCATTAGTTGCCGCATTGGATGGAACTGTATACTTCGTCGACACTAACTCAAGGAAAATTCGCTGGTCTTTTTCATCTGGGCAGCCGATTTATTCTTCTTATCAGGCTACTGTTAACAATGACGATGATACGCGTAATGCCTCTGAACTGAGTGATGACTTATATTATATAGATTGTGGGGATGATTGGGAACTCTATGTGCATAGCAAGCGCTTTGGCAAATTGGTACGCAAGCCGACCCTTTTGCACTTGGTTCTTTTCTTGAAACTTTGTTCGTATTTTGAACCAATTTGATGCTTTAATTATCCTGGTCTTCACTCTTTACGAAGGATTTAATAATATTTGTTAGGATGGACTTTTTGGAGAGTCTTTTCAGGAGACTTACAATTTTCTGTGTGTTAGTGTTAAGTTACAGTATGCACTTTTGGTGAGTTTGGTTATAATTTAATGCACTATAACTGCTTTTGCACAGCAAAAACCCCCACTGAGTGCTGAAGAATATATTAAAATGACACCACACATATCAGAGGATGGAGAAATTACACTGGGATTTAAAAAGACGACTGCATTTCTGGTTGATGCTAAGACTGGACAAGTGGTTCGTACTTATGGGTTGGATAATTCTTCTTCCATATCAAAGGCTCAGGCTACTGAAGAAAATGCTCTTCTGTTGGCAAAAGATGCTCAATTGATAGAATCTATTGCTGCTGACTTGGGAACAGCTAAGCATCTGATTTACATCACAAGGACAGATTATGTGCTGCAACACTATTCTCCAAACTCCACTGAAATTTTATGGAACTTGGCATTTGCTGATATTGAGGCTGAATTTCGCTGTCAAGGGTTTAGAAGTTCCTTAGATGGAGCTTCGCCAAGTGTAGATGAGGAAGTAGATGATATTCAATTTCCTTGTCAGATGAAGACTGCTGTCCTTCGAATTCGTGATTATAGCTTGTTAGAATTTGATAAACTAGCAGTTGCTTGGCTTGGAGGTGAAGCTCGTTTTCTGCCTGCCCCAATTCACAGTCCTTCCTTAGGACCTGTTCGTGGGTTTCCACTGGCTCTCCCAACTAATGAAGACAGACTTATGCTTGCTTTGCCTGCATCTGAGGCCAAAAAACCTGGGAATTTCGGTATGCTTAGTGGAGATGCTGATATAATCAACAGCACAAGTTTATCTTCTGAAATTATGGCAAAATATCATATGTGGCCTTTTATTGCTGCCTTTTTGTCCATTATCAGTTccgttttttataattatttaacatTTAGAAAGCAGAGTAGGCTGAGCAAGTCAGTTGAGGATCTTAAATCGCATTCTGGGAGTGGAATGCCCAAAAAGAAGAAAAGTAAGAGATCAGGAAACAATAGGAACAGTCCCAATGATGAGAGAAGGGAGAAATATCTTCCTCGTGAGAATAAAGCTGGAAACAGCACTGGAGGTTCACTCATGGAAGAGAATTGCGGGCGCAGGATTGGTAAGTTACTTGTTTCTAACAAAGAAATTGCTAAGGGGAGTAATGGTACAGTTGTGCTTGAGGGAATTTATGATGGTCGTGCTGTAGCTGTTAAACGGCTCGTGCAGACTCATCACGATGTGGCTTTGAAAGAGATTGAGAACCTTATTGCTTCTGATCAACATCCAAACATTGTTAGATGGTATGGAGTGGAGTATGACCAAGATTTTGTATATCTTGCTTTGGAGCGTTGCACTTGCAGCTTAAATGACTTCATTTATGTGTATTCTGAATCTTTTCAAAGTCAAATGCTTTCCAAGGATGCAGATTCCAACCGCCTGCCTGAGTTTACTattcaattacattcaatgttgGAACATAGCAGaaatgttgaattgtggaaggcaAATGGACATCCTTctattcatttattaaaattgatgAGGTCAGTTTAAGGTTTTGTTCTACTGTTCCCATTTTCACTCATCTTTTCCTGAATTAGTGGTACTTCCCCCAACACCCTTTTTTGTGTAAAACTCAGTGCTTAATTTGGCACTAAAGATGATAAAAGGTTtataatgccaacaaatttttttccatggcccatgTTCAGATTTTCTCATTTCTTTCTGATGTTACATGAGAGATGCAGGGCAGGGCTTCCAACCAAATTGAAGCTTCTAACTAAGTGGGAATTTCTTTTGGATGTAGTCAATTATCTCCAGCAAAAGGTTCTTTAAAGCTAGTGAAAACTGAAAAGTCATTATCCTTTAAATTGGCTTTAAAAGTTATAAACAGCTAGCATTCTCATGAACTTTTTCTATCTTATTCACATCTAGACCTTCCGCAATATATTTAGGTTGTATTTAAGCGAATAGGAAGATTGGCATATACTTCTTTAGTCCTGCCAAAAAACTTATGGTAACAGCTTATATTAGGTACCATTTAAAGAAAAAGCATGATCTGCACTCAGATACTTTTTTCTTTTGTAATGTAAAGTCATTAAGTTAACCTCCTCTGAAATGCACTTGGGTGTCTTGTATGTTCAAGCAAATGGTCATGAATTTTTATTTACTTCTAGTCCATTTCCATAACAGCTTATCTGGTCCTTTTTAAGCAAGAGTTTGAATTATGGACAGTGGACACAATGGATAGCTTGAACTTCATAATAAAATGCCACATTTTGTTATGGTGTTACAGTTCCTGTTGCTAAAACGTTTGAACAGTCCAAAAAACTACCTAAGAAACTGTGcagaacttgaaaattttctttatttctgCAGGGATGTGGTTTCTGGTCTTGCTCATCTGCATGAACTTGGAATTATACATCGGGACTTAAAGCCTCAAAATGTTTTGATAATCAATGATAAATCTTTTTGTGCAAAGCTTTCTGATATGGGCATTAGCAAGCGCCTTGTTGGAGACATGTCTTCCTTGACCCAACACCCGACTGGTAAGTTTGCCATTTCTTCTGGTCATTACACTTCTACTTCTTTTTAACCTGGAAAAATATTCCCTGGTTTTCTAACCACCCCTGTCATAACCAATCCTCCTCCCCCCAAGGAgaaaaagggggaaaaaaaaagaaaagggtgaGAGAAAGGGGGGTTGCCTTCAAGATCTAATATTGCTGGCTGAAAATCCTATACATTTTTTTTCTCATTGTTCTTTTTTGTTGTTAAATGTAGGTTATGGGAGTTCAGGCTGGCAAGCGCCCGAACAACTACTCCACGGACGCCAAACACGTGCAGTAGATTTATTTAGTTTAGgctgtgttctatttttctgtgtCACAGGAGGAAAGCACCCTTTTGGCGACAATATTGAACGTGATGTAAATATTGTGAATGACAGGAAAGACCTGTTCTTGGTGGAGAATATATCAGAAGCTGTGGATCTTTTTTCTCGCCTCTTGGATCCTAAGCCAGATAACAGGTAAGACAGTTATACATTGTCAAACCTTCTAAGATGCTTTATTACTTGAAAACTTGAGAAACTTCCCATTGTAGAACGCTTCAAATTCTCATCTTTGGTGTTTGGTTCATAACTAGTGTGATTAATTTTTGTGTAATAATGGCAATTCCTTAACATGTTGTAGGCCAAAAGCTCAGGAGGTGCTGAGCCATCCTTTTTTCTGGACATCTGAGAGAAGACTCTTATTTCTTCAGGATTCTAGTGATAGGGTTGAACTGGAAGATAGGGAGAACGAATCAGAACTCTTAGCTGCACTAGAAAGTGTCGGAACAGTGGCATTAAATGGGAAATGGGACGAAAAGATGGAAGCTGCATTCATCAACAACATTGGCCACTACAGGCGTTATAAGTATGATAGTGTCCGAGACTTGTTGCGGGTCATACGCAACAAGTCACATCACTACAGGGAACTTCCTCAAGAGATCAAGGAAATATTAGGATCTCATCCAGAAGGATTTGAGAACTACTTTTCATGTCGATTTCCAAAACTCTTGATAGAGGTTTTCAAAGTTATGTATAGGTACTGCAAAGAGGAGGAATTCTTCTGTAAATACATAGAGTGCAGTGTAATCTAGAGAACCCCCACCCCCATCTGTTCTTTTCCTTGCATAGGTTTGAGTAATTATGAACAGAAATTATACTATGTTGTAACAGAAATTGTATCATGTAACCATTCAACCTGTCGCACATATCAATAATTTACCTAAATTACTTTCTTGTGACAATCATTTCCCAATGTTTTGCTGTTAGGAAGTGCAGTTGGCTCAGAGCAGATCCTTTTTTTATCATTCATAGAAGTGGGCAGAACTATGACATTTGGACTTCAATATTGCCTACAATGATTTTGTCCTTGACCCTTTCTTATGTTTGGTTACTAAGATTTCAAATTCTAGTACAGATATATTTTCAGGTTCAAAGAGTGCCAGAAAAAAGGAGTGGGATTTCTCATTTGGTGACAACTGACAAAGCACTGGCGAAAAGAGAAAGACTGAGCAGGGTGAGTTCCCTATCTTCCTAAATTGATGCATTTTTTCTCTGCTCCCAACTTTTACATTTCCAGAATGGCACAATGGACCCCTTCGGATTTAACCTAAAGAGCTAGTAGTTACATGCTCTGTGTATGCTTCTTTAGCAATGTTTGTCGATTTGAAAAGTTTTTGATGCAGTTAGTCCCAGACTGTGATTGAGCTTTTAATTTCTTTCGGATTTTCAAATATGGCGGACCGGTTTTCAAATGCTCTAAATGATTCCGTCTGCTTTGTGGGAACATTTCAGCATTACTCCACTGGTCAGACAAGCTAGTGCGTGTTATGTATCTCTAGCCGTGGACACAGTAGTGTTGAGCTTTACCGATTTACATGTATCTTCTTTTTTGTGGAATAAAGATTTTTATGATTCTATCCTCGGCTTGAACTTCCCATTTCTCTTGTATAACTTGGTGTTGTAGCACTCAAAGCTCACGCATATGGAGAGAGAAAAGAGGTGTTAAAGATTCTTGGCCATCCTTTTAGCTTGTATAATTCTTCTTCTGGCTTCTGATCCCACTTTGTCATCTTACATTGCTCAAAGCTTATTGGATCCTTCACTGAATTTAGAGCTACAAAATGCAGCAGGTAACTCCCATCTCAAATCAAAGCAAAACCACAAACGAGGGCGTTCAGATAAATGTTGAGCGACCAAAGGTGTAGCTGATTGGAGAATGACCAAGAGTAGACGCGTTCAAACTTAGAAGTACTATTCTTGCTTTCATTAATTATTACAGGTGGATCCCAAGGACCTGCATGGATCCCGGCCATCATTTTACCATGTACATGGCCCACACTTATTCACCTTCTGATCTGGAGTTACAATTTTTTGCATCCGACACGTACCAACTACCCAAGATTATCCCAAATCCT
This is a stretch of genomic DNA from Hevea brasiliensis isolate MT/VB/25A 57/8 chromosome 12, ASM3005281v1, whole genome shotgun sequence. It encodes these proteins:
- the LOC110654413 gene encoding glyceraldehyde-3-phosphate dehydrogenase B, chloroplastic (The sequence of the model RefSeq protein was modified relative to this genomic sequence to represent the inferred CDS: added 543 bases not found in genome assembly); this encodes MASHAALAPSRIPASTRLPSKNAHSFPTQCSSKRLEVAEFSGLRASSCVTYAKNTSEASFFDLVAAQMNPKVAASTPNRAETVAKLKVAINGFGRIGRNFLRCWHGHKNSPLDVIVVNDSGGVKNASHLLKYDSMLGTFKAEVKIVDDTTISVDGKPIKVVSNRDPLKLPWAELGIDIVIEGTGVFVDGPGAGKHIQAGAKKVIITAPAKGADIPTYVVGVNEKDYGHEVSSIVSNASCTTNCLAPFVKVIDEEFGIVKGTMTTTHSYTGDQRLLDASHRDLRRARAAALNIVPTSTGAAKAVSLVLPQLKGKLNGIALRVPTPNVSVVDLVVNVEKKGITAEDVNAAFRKAAEGPLKGILDVCDVPLVSADFRCTDVSSTIDSSLTMVMGDDMVKVVAWYDNEWGYSQRVVDLAHLVASKWPGVSPKGTGDPLEEFCETNPADEECKVYEA
- the LOC110654411 gene encoding serine/threonine-protein kinase/endoribonuclease IRE1b produces the protein MKRFLIFLLFFMLIVFPLIRDISSTSISQTSIPDESSQISKLYKSFLPPKPKQDVALVAALDGTVYFVDTNSRKIRWSFSSGQPIYSSYQATVNNDDDTRNASELSDDLYYIDCGDDWELYVHSKRFGKLQKPPLSAEEYIKMTPHISEDGEITLGFKKTTAFLVDAKTGQVVRTYGLDNSSSISKAQATEENALLLAKDAQLIESIAADLGTAKHLIYITRTDYVLQHYSPNSTEILWNLAFADIEAEFRCQGFRSSLDGASPSVDEEVDDIQFPCQMKTAVLRIRDYSLLEFDKLAVAWLGGEARFLPAPIHSPSLGPVRGFPLALPTNEDRLMLALPASEAKKPGNFGMLSGDADIINSTSLSSEIMAKYHMWPFIAAFLSIISSVFYNYLTFRKQSRLSKSVEDLKSHSGSGMPKKKKSKRSGNNRNSPNDERREKYLPRENKAGNSTGGSLMEENCGRRIGKLLVSNKEIAKGSNGTVVLEGIYDGRAVAVKRLVQTHHDVALKEIENLIASDQHPNIVRWYGVEYDQDFVYLALERCTCSLNDFIYVYSESFQSQMLSKDADSNRLPEFTIQLHSMLEHSRNVELWKANGHPSIHLLKLMRDVVSGLAHLHELGIIHRDLKPQNVLIINDKSFCAKLSDMGISKRLVGDMSSLTQHPTGYGSSGWQAPEQLLHGRQTRAVDLFSLGCVLFFCVTGGKHPFGDNIERDVNIVNDRKDLFLVENISEAVDLFSRLLDPKPDNRPKAQEVLSHPFFWTSERRLLFLQDSSDRVELEDRENESELLAALESVGTVALNGKWDEKMEAAFINNIGHYRRYKYDSVRDLLRVIRNKSHHYRELPQEIKEILGSHPEGFENYFSCRFPKLLIEVFKVMYRYCKEEEFFCKYIECSVI